In Perognathus longimembris pacificus isolate PPM17 chromosome 3, ASM2315922v1, whole genome shotgun sequence, a single window of DNA contains:
- the Patz1 gene encoding POZ-, AT hook-, and zinc finger-containing protein 1 isoform X2, which yields MERVNDASCGPSGCYTYQVSRHSTEMLHNLNQQRKNGGRFCDVLLRVGDESFPAHRAVLAACSEYFESVFSAQLGDGGAADGGPADVGGAAAAPGGGAGGSRELEMHTISSKVFGDILDFAYTSRIVVRLESFPELMTAAKFLLMRSVIEICQEVIKQSNVQILVPPARADIMLFRPPGTSDLGFPLDMTNGAALAANSNGIAGSMQPEEEAARAAGAAIASQASLPVLPGVDRLPMVAGPLSPQLLTSPFPNVASSAPPLTSKRGRGRPRKANLLDSMFGSPGGLREAGILPCGLCGKVFTDANRLRQHEAQHGVTSLQLGYIDLPPPRLGENGLPISEDPDGPRKRSRTRKQVACEICGKIFRDVYHLNRHKLSHSGEKPYSCPVCGLRFKRKDRMSYHVRSHDGSVGKPYICQSCGKGFSRPDHLNGHIKQVHTSERPHKCQTCNASFATRDRLRSHLACHEDKVPCQVCGKYLRAAYMADHLKKHSEGPSNFCSICNRGLQAPGAHPEWGSSVPLRQDLWQQRRPEMLTSGSD from the exons ATGGAGCGGGTAAACGACGCTTCCTGCGGCCCGTCGGGTTGCTACACCTACCAGGTGAGCAGGCACAGCACGGAGATGCTGCACAACCTGAACCAGCAGCGCAAAAACGGCGGCCGCTTCTGCGACGTGCTCCTGCGGGTGGGCGACGAGAGCTTCCCGGCGCACCGCGCCGTGCTGGCCGCCTGCAGCGAGTACTTTGAGTCGGTGTTCAGCGCCCAGTTGGGCGACGGCGGTGCTGCCGACGGGGGTCCCGCGGACGTGGGGGGCGCGGCGGCCGCtccgggcggcggggccgggggcagcCGGGAGCTGGAAATGCACACCATCAGCTCCAAGGTGTTCGGGGACATCCTGGACTTCGCCTACACTTCCCGCATCGTGGTCCGCCTGGAGAGCTTCCCCGAGCTCATGACGGCCGCCAAGTTCCTGCTGATGAGGTCGGTCATCGAGATCTGCCAGGAAGTCATCAAACAGTCCAACGTGCAGATCCTGGTGCCCCCTGCCCGGGCCGACATCATGCTCTTTCGGCCTCCTGGGACCTCCGACTTGGGCTTCCCTTTGGACATGACTAACGGGGCAGCCTTGGCAGCCAATAGTAATGGCATCGCGGGCAGCATGCAGCCGGAGGAGGAGGCTGCCCGGGCAGCAGGTGCAGCCATTGCCAGCCAAGCTTCTTTGCCTGTGTTACCTGGGGTGGACCGCTTGCCCATGGTGGCTGGACCCCTGTCCCCCCAACTGCTGACTTCCCCATTCCCCAATGTGGCATCCAGTGCCCCTCCACTGACTAGCAAGCGAGGCCGGGGCCGCCCAAGGAAGGCCAACCTACTGGACTCCATGTTCGGGTCCCCAGGGGGCCTGAGGGAGGCAGGCATCCTTCCATGTGGCCTGTGTGGGAAGGTGTTCACCGACGCCAACCGGCTCCGGCAGCACGAGGCCCAGCACGGTGTCACCAGCCTCCAGCTGGGCTACATCGATCTTCCTCCTCcgaggctgggggagaatgggCTACCCATCTCTGAGGACCCTGACGGCCCCCGAAAGAGGAGCCGGACCAGGAAGCAGGTGGCTTGTGAGATCTGTGGCAAGATCTTCCGCGATGTGTACCATCTCAACCGACACAAGCTGTCTCATTCTGGGGAGAAGCCCTACTCCTGTCCTGTGTGTGGACTGCGGTTTAAGAGGAAAGACCGCATGTCCTACCATGTGCGGTCCCATGATGGGTCCGTGGGCAAGCCCTACATCTGCCAGAGCTGTGGGAAAGGCTTCTCCAG GCCTGATCACTTGAACGGACATATCAAGCAGGTGCACACTTCTGAGCGGCCTCACAAGTGTCAG ACCTGCAATGCTTCTTTCGCCACTCGAGACCGGCTGCGCTCCCATCTGGCCTGTCATGAAGACAAGGTGCCCTGTCAGGTGTGTGGGAAGTACCTGCGGGCCGCGTACATGGCGGACCACCTGAAGAAGCATAGCGAGGGGCCCAGCAACTTCTGCAGTATCTGTAACCGAG GTCTCCAGGCACCAGGAGCCCATCCCGAATGGGGGAGCAGCGTTCCACTGCGCCAGGACCTATGGCAACAAAG
- the Patz1 gene encoding POZ-, AT hook-, and zinc finger-containing protein 1 isoform X5, whose protein sequence is MERVNDASCGPSGCYTYQVSRHSTEMLHNLNQQRKNGGRFCDVLLRVGDESFPAHRAVLAACSEYFESVFSAQLGDGGAADGGPADVGGAAAAPGGGAGGSRELEMHTISSKVFGDILDFAYTSRIVVRLESFPELMTAAKFLLMRSVIEICQEVIKQSNVQILVPPARADIMLFRPPGTSDLGFPLDMTNGAALAANSNGIAGSMQPEEEAARAAGAAIASQASLPVLPGVDRLPMVAGPLSPQLLTSPFPNVASSAPPLTSKRGRGRPRKANLLDSMFGSPGGLREAGILPCGLCGKVFTDANRLRQHEAQHGVTSLQLGYIDLPPPRLGENGLPISEDPDGPRKRSRTRKQVACEICGKIFRDVYHLNRHKLSHSGEKPYSCPVCGLRFKRKDRMSYHVRSHDGSVGKPYICQSCGKGFSRPDHLNGHIKQVHTSERPHKCQVWVGSSSGLPPLEPLPSDLPSWDFAQPALWRPAMLLSPLETGCAPIWPVMKTRCPVRCVGSTCGPRTWRTT, encoded by the exons ATGGAGCGGGTAAACGACGCTTCCTGCGGCCCGTCGGGTTGCTACACCTACCAGGTGAGCAGGCACAGCACGGAGATGCTGCACAACCTGAACCAGCAGCGCAAAAACGGCGGCCGCTTCTGCGACGTGCTCCTGCGGGTGGGCGACGAGAGCTTCCCGGCGCACCGCGCCGTGCTGGCCGCCTGCAGCGAGTACTTTGAGTCGGTGTTCAGCGCCCAGTTGGGCGACGGCGGTGCTGCCGACGGGGGTCCCGCGGACGTGGGGGGCGCGGCGGCCGCtccgggcggcggggccgggggcagcCGGGAGCTGGAAATGCACACCATCAGCTCCAAGGTGTTCGGGGACATCCTGGACTTCGCCTACACTTCCCGCATCGTGGTCCGCCTGGAGAGCTTCCCCGAGCTCATGACGGCCGCCAAGTTCCTGCTGATGAGGTCGGTCATCGAGATCTGCCAGGAAGTCATCAAACAGTCCAACGTGCAGATCCTGGTGCCCCCTGCCCGGGCCGACATCATGCTCTTTCGGCCTCCTGGGACCTCCGACTTGGGCTTCCCTTTGGACATGACTAACGGGGCAGCCTTGGCAGCCAATAGTAATGGCATCGCGGGCAGCATGCAGCCGGAGGAGGAGGCTGCCCGGGCAGCAGGTGCAGCCATTGCCAGCCAAGCTTCTTTGCCTGTGTTACCTGGGGTGGACCGCTTGCCCATGGTGGCTGGACCCCTGTCCCCCCAACTGCTGACTTCCCCATTCCCCAATGTGGCATCCAGTGCCCCTCCACTGACTAGCAAGCGAGGCCGGGGCCGCCCAAGGAAGGCCAACCTACTGGACTCCATGTTCGGGTCCCCAGGGGGCCTGAGGGAGGCAGGCATCCTTCCATGTGGCCTGTGTGGGAAGGTGTTCACCGACGCCAACCGGCTCCGGCAGCACGAGGCCCAGCACGGTGTCACCAGCCTCCAGCTGGGCTACATCGATCTTCCTCCTCcgaggctgggggagaatgggCTACCCATCTCTGAGGACCCTGACGGCCCCCGAAAGAGGAGCCGGACCAGGAAGCAGGTGGCTTGTGAGATCTGTGGCAAGATCTTCCGCGATGTGTACCATCTCAACCGACACAAGCTGTCTCATTCTGGGGAGAAGCCCTACTCCTGTCCTGTGTGTGGACTGCGGTTTAAGAGGAAAGACCGCATGTCCTACCATGTGCGGTCCCATGATGGGTCCGTGGGCAAGCCCTACATCTGCCAGAGCTGTGGGAAAGGCTTCTCCAG GCCTGATCACTTGAACGGACATATCAAGCAGGTGCACACTTCTGAGCGGCCTCACAAGTGTCAG GTGTGGGTTGGGAGCAGCAGCGGCCTGCCGCCCCTGGAACCTCTTCCTAGCGACCTGCCATCATGGGACTTTGCCCAGCCTGCTTTGTGGAG ACCTGCAATGCTTCTTTCGCCACTCGAGACCGGCTGCGCTCCCATCTGGCCTGTCATGAAGACAAGGTGCCCTGTCAGGTGTGTGGGAAGTACCTGCGGGCCGCGTACATGGCGGACCACCTGA
- the Patz1 gene encoding POZ-, AT hook-, and zinc finger-containing protein 1 isoform X3, translated as MERVNDASCGPSGCYTYQVSRHSTEMLHNLNQQRKNGGRFCDVLLRVGDESFPAHRAVLAACSEYFESVFSAQLGDGGAADGGPADVGGAAAAPGGGAGGSRELEMHTISSKVFGDILDFAYTSRIVVRLESFPELMTAAKFLLMRSVIEICQEVIKQSNVQILVPPARADIMLFRPPGTSDLGFPLDMTNGAALAANSNGIAGSMQPEEEAARAAGAAIASQASLPVLPGVDRLPMVAGPLSPQLLTSPFPNVASSAPPLTSKRGRGRPRKANLLDSMFGSPGGLREAGILPCGLCGKVFTDANRLRQHEAQHGVTSLQLGYIDLPPPRLGENGLPISEDPDGPRKRSRTRKQVACEICGKIFRDVYHLNRHKLSHSGEKPYSCPVCGLRFKRKDRMSYHVRSHDGSVGKPYICQSCGKGFSRPDHLNGHIKQVHTSERPHKCQVWVGSSSGLPPLEPLPSDLPSWDFAQPALWRSSHSVPDTAFSLSLKKSFPALENLSPAHSSNTLFCPAPPGYLRQGWTAPEGGRAFSQWPVG; from the exons ATGGAGCGGGTAAACGACGCTTCCTGCGGCCCGTCGGGTTGCTACACCTACCAGGTGAGCAGGCACAGCACGGAGATGCTGCACAACCTGAACCAGCAGCGCAAAAACGGCGGCCGCTTCTGCGACGTGCTCCTGCGGGTGGGCGACGAGAGCTTCCCGGCGCACCGCGCCGTGCTGGCCGCCTGCAGCGAGTACTTTGAGTCGGTGTTCAGCGCCCAGTTGGGCGACGGCGGTGCTGCCGACGGGGGTCCCGCGGACGTGGGGGGCGCGGCGGCCGCtccgggcggcggggccgggggcagcCGGGAGCTGGAAATGCACACCATCAGCTCCAAGGTGTTCGGGGACATCCTGGACTTCGCCTACACTTCCCGCATCGTGGTCCGCCTGGAGAGCTTCCCCGAGCTCATGACGGCCGCCAAGTTCCTGCTGATGAGGTCGGTCATCGAGATCTGCCAGGAAGTCATCAAACAGTCCAACGTGCAGATCCTGGTGCCCCCTGCCCGGGCCGACATCATGCTCTTTCGGCCTCCTGGGACCTCCGACTTGGGCTTCCCTTTGGACATGACTAACGGGGCAGCCTTGGCAGCCAATAGTAATGGCATCGCGGGCAGCATGCAGCCGGAGGAGGAGGCTGCCCGGGCAGCAGGTGCAGCCATTGCCAGCCAAGCTTCTTTGCCTGTGTTACCTGGGGTGGACCGCTTGCCCATGGTGGCTGGACCCCTGTCCCCCCAACTGCTGACTTCCCCATTCCCCAATGTGGCATCCAGTGCCCCTCCACTGACTAGCAAGCGAGGCCGGGGCCGCCCAAGGAAGGCCAACCTACTGGACTCCATGTTCGGGTCCCCAGGGGGCCTGAGGGAGGCAGGCATCCTTCCATGTGGCCTGTGTGGGAAGGTGTTCACCGACGCCAACCGGCTCCGGCAGCACGAGGCCCAGCACGGTGTCACCAGCCTCCAGCTGGGCTACATCGATCTTCCTCCTCcgaggctgggggagaatgggCTACCCATCTCTGAGGACCCTGACGGCCCCCGAAAGAGGAGCCGGACCAGGAAGCAGGTGGCTTGTGAGATCTGTGGCAAGATCTTCCGCGATGTGTACCATCTCAACCGACACAAGCTGTCTCATTCTGGGGAGAAGCCCTACTCCTGTCCTGTGTGTGGACTGCGGTTTAAGAGGAAAGACCGCATGTCCTACCATGTGCGGTCCCATGATGGGTCCGTGGGCAAGCCCTACATCTGCCAGAGCTGTGGGAAAGGCTTCTCCAG GCCTGATCACTTGAACGGACATATCAAGCAGGTGCACACTTCTGAGCGGCCTCACAAGTGTCAG GTGTGGGTTGGGAGCAGCAGCGGCCTGCCGCCCCTGGAACCTCTTCCTAGCGACCTGCCATCATGGGACTTTGCCCAGCCTGCTTTGTGGAGGTCGTCCCATTCGGTTCCTGACACcgccttttccctttctctaaaAAAATCGTTCCCAGCCCTCGAAAACCTGAGCCCAGCACACTCCAGCAACACTCTCTTCTGTCCAGCCCCACCAGGGTATCTGAGGCAGGGCTGGACCGCCCCAGAGGGTGGCCGGGCCTTTAGCCAGTGGCCTGTAGGCTAG